A single region of the Bacteroidia bacterium genome encodes:
- a CDS encoding SDR family oxidoreductase translates to MNIPNKIVDNHTLTSNNVRRPIIYVKSNINFDFLGERVGKLSNKVVFITGCGTGIGRAIALRIASDGATLFITDKDEESLLSVRKEIVEISPNSKAHVMDVTDNDSIQAAYDKVLNEFTHLDILINNAGVSTENWFWKLTEKEWDMNMDINCKGVWRVSKAFAPHMIERKKGKIICIASMASKIGAPFQAHYAASKFGVLGLVQSMSKELAQYNITVNAVCPGMVKTAMQDREIKWEAKLRGIKDPEVVRKEYIDATPLGRLCMPKDVANVVAFLASSDSDFITGQGINVTGGICVH, encoded by the coding sequence ATGAACATCCCCAATAAAATTGTTGACAATCATACTTTAACCTCCAATAATGTTAGAAGACCAATAATATATGTTAAATCAAACATAAACTTTGACTTCTTGGGGGAAAGAGTGGGCAAATTATCCAATAAAGTTGTTTTTATTACTGGATGTGGAACAGGTATTGGAAGAGCTATTGCCTTAAGAATTGCTAGCGATGGAGCTACTCTTTTTATAACAGATAAAGATGAAGAGAGCTTACTAAGTGTTCGCAAAGAAATTGTTGAGATCTCCCCAAACTCTAAAGCCCACGTTATGGATGTTACTGATAACGATTCAATTCAAGCTGCTTATGACAAAGTTTTGAACGAATTTACCCATTTAGATATTCTAATCAACAATGCTGGAGTCTCTACAGAAAACTGGTTTTGGAAGCTCACTGAAAAAGAGTGGGATATGAATATGGACATCAACTGTAAAGGTGTTTGGAGAGTATCAAAAGCATTTGCACCTCATATGATAGAGCGTAAAAAGGGAAAAATTATTTGTATCGCTTCGATGGCATCTAAAATAGGTGCTCCTTTCCAAGCTCACTATGCTGCTTCAAAGTTTGGAGTTTTAGGGTTAGTTCAATCTATGTCCAAAGAGTTAGCTCAATACAATATTACAGTCAATGCTGTCTGTCCAGGAATGGTAAAAACGGCAATGCAAGATAGAGAAATTAAATGGGAAGCAAAACTAAGAGGAATTAAAGATCCAGAGGTGGTACGAAAAGAGTATATTGATGCTACCCCATTAGGGCGATTGTGTATGCCAAAAGATGTTGCTAATGTAGTAGCATTTCTGGCTTCATCAGATTCAGATTTTATTACAGGGCAGGGGATAAATGTTACCGGCGGAATATGCGTGCATTGA